The segment TGTTGTGACTGCTCTTAGATAAACCATCTCTGCCACTGAGACTTAACTTTCCACGACCCTGTGATGTGGAAGGTGAGACCCAGGGTCCAGGACAGAGCAGATccttggagatgggggtgggtgggtgtcctCCATGTTTAAAGAGACCATCTGCTCTATGGTCCCGTATTAGTCCAATACACACTCAACCATTATATTTAATAAGGCATGATGCTGTGATCATGTGGCAAAAAGGGAGGCATTCTAAAGAAAGACACCCATGCCCCTCCCTCCCACTATCAGGCTATTGAGACAGTAAATCCCAAGGGACTGGGATTTTCCACAGCCTCATGCTGGGAACAGGAATGGCTGGGACCTTGGCCACAGTCCGAGagtgtatctctcagaaagggaTGTCACAGTTTGATAGGACAGCCCAGGATCAAGAGGTGGAGGCAATTATGAGTCACTGATGAGCAGGACCACACCTGGACCTGGCTGCTTAGCAAGGCATACCGCTTGCCTTCTGTTTAAACCGAAGTCTCAGGTCAGGACCCAAAGATGGACTTGGGTATTGCTGGATTTTCTGTTCCTCTTCCTGTTGTGCTGAATTGAATAaatcctccctctctgccttttagCATCCTGAGTCTCTTTAATTGGCTTATTGAGGACAAGGGGCTGATCCTGGCTTGTTAGGCCCCATCCAAGTCCTGAGAAATCTACCACTGGACATGTTTTGTGTACACACAAGATACATGGACTCGATGTCTGTTTTAGGGTAGAACAGTTGGCATAGAACATTGGGGAGTTTACCCCTATCTATAAGCGAGGCCACCTCCATAACCGGGGAACCCTCGGGGGCTCACCCCCTATGGCCCCACTTCGGTAACCCAGAACTTCCGCAAAACAACAATCCACTGAACACCCTGAATGGTCTTTGTGCGATGGAGGTGCAGCCTGtgagcactgtgtctgccttccCCAGACCCTGGGTTTGCTTATTGCTCCCACGTGCTCCTCAGTCTGGGTGAGCCACTCACACTCCAGTCTCATTCCTTTCTGGTAGAAGGGCTCCTGATCATCCTCTGACTTCAGAGGCTTGGTACCTGGCCTACTTCCTTGCTGTGCCTGGTCCTACCACCAGGGGGAGAAGGTGGTGGTGGGGCTGAGGACCAGAGCTAGGAAAGGCAGCGATGTGAGGTGCAGGGGTCTCTTTTGGATCTTTTGACTCTCTTCTTCCCTATGCCAGGGACTCTCTTCTGTCCCTGCCCGCTGACTCCCTTCTGACTGAAATAAGCCTATCTCCATCAGTTAAACACGGCCCGTTAGAGAGGAGACCTCAGCCAGGGACGTCCCTGGTCACTGGATTTCAGCTGTAGCGCGGGGGTGGTGTGGGAGGCAGAGCAGGGCTATCCCATAGAATATGAACCAAGATGTGTTTATATTTCCTAGTAGCcgcagtaaaaaaaataaaaggtggaATTCAATTCAACAGTATTTTCTGCAACCAATTTGATCTCATAAATGGCACTTAAGTTATACAGAATAATACTTAAGCATATAGCACTTAGGTTATACAGAAAGCACTTTAGGCTATTTCTGTATACCGACTACTTAAAGCCTAGGTGAGCTTAGGATGATCGCTCAGCTGGTAAAGTCACTTCCTCCAAGCCCAATGGACTGAGGTAAACTCCTAGACAGGAcacatggtggagagagagaacactcaaGCAAGCTGTTCTCTGATCTTACATGCACTGTGACacccacacgtacacacacatacacagacatacatacacacatagatatactAAATGAAagtattaatctttaaaaaaatctcgtGTGAGGTTTGTACTTGAGTGTTCCTCAGTCTGAGCAGCCCTCATTCAAAGGTTCAGGGGACCTGGGTGGTGAGTAGCTGCCTTGCCAGGGTGAGAATTTTTGGCAGGACAGCTGCTTGCTCAACACTCATTTCACCATGAGCAGCCAGCAAACCCACCATGCAAATAGAACACTCAGAGTCTTTTTAAACTGTGGTTCAGGATATAGCGTACTCACCGAGCACGTCTGACGCCCTGGGTTTGACCACCAGCACCCATAAAATCAGGcttggtggctcatacctgtaatcctattaTGCTATTGGTAGAAGCGggagggtcaagagttcaaggtcaccttcaacTATGTGATGAGTTTGAAACTAGCTTGAGAGCAATGATGAATCCattctctctcctgccttccaCTACGTGGTCCATTTGCACTGTTACCGTAGAAAACTGAGATGAGGTCATCTATACAGGGCAGAGATGTTTTCTTACCATTCTGGAGGCTGGGGCGTCTAATAGCAAGGTTCCAGGAGAACCTTTTGTTGGCTGCTTGGGGGAGGGCACCTTTGCTTCAAAGATGGCATGCGGGTTGGGGTCGGGAAGAGCCATGTTTTCTCTCATCCCAAAGTAGAAAAGCAAGCAGGCCGATTGCCACTGAGCTTCCTTTATTTTCCCCtgacatatatttttattatttgggaattttatacAATGCACTCTCATCGCACTTGCTCTCTATTCCTCCCAGGTCCACACTCCCACTCTGGTGCTCTTCTTccaaaacaaccccaaaacacaacaacaacaacaaaagacaacgAACCAAGTTCAACTTGTGTTGCCCATACACTCACTGGAGCATGACCGAACTCCCGGTGGCCAGCCCCTGAAAGAAAGctaagtcttcccacagatccagaagccatcaactgtaaCAGTTACACTTCAGCACCTTTATCACAAGTATTTGGAGGAGGGAAGTTTGTACAGGGCTTTTTTGTGTAAcagtcctagctgtcctagaactcatgctACAGACCagactcaaactcacaaagatccaacTGCCTTTACctcttgtgtgctgggattaaaggcctgtgccaccacacctgcctcTCTCGATCACAAATTTTTAAGGACTCTCTTCAATCGCTTCCTGTCTGGACTATTTATCTGGGGGGTTGGGGGCTTCTTAAGTGAGGGCTTTAATCCTGTTACTGCTATAATACAGACCACCTGTATGTATCCTAGAGGCCCCTAGCACGAACATGAAACTGTCTCTCAGGTCATATACTCCAAGACCCCATGTGAATGGAGTCGTGGGATATTTGCCCCTTGCTTATTGGCTTTACTCTCTCAACATAAtgttctcaggagacatccatgcTGTAGTGTGCATCAGAAGTTCCTCCCACTTCAAGGCTGAGTAAGATTTCAAGTGTGCCTGTCACCTTTGCTGTATCCAGGTGCTTGTTGGTTGAACTGGTGCCCACCTGTTAGCTCCTGTGAGAATTGTGCTGTGTGCATTCTGCCTACAGACCTGTTTCCATTCCTGTTTGTTATGTGCCTAGAAGTGGGCTGAACCATCCGGGTctgtgtctaactctttgaggagcTTCACACCCCCTTTAACTCGAGCTTATGGAGAAGTAACTTAAATCATTAAGTTCCTCTTTGAGTTCCGTGAAACAAGCTTTGACCAGTACTGCAAATGAGATTAGACCATTGATGTTTTCCCCAGAAAGTTCTTTGAGCCACTCTGCAAACAAATCCCACTCCCcactccacctctgcctccatctCTGACAACCACAGATCTGATTTCTCTTTCTAGTCTCTTGCAGAACCCACAATGATGATCGTTGAAGGACTCTAGTTTCTGAAACCCTTGGCAGTGTTTCTGAGATTTGCTCAGAGGACCACATACGTCACAGGTCACTTTTCATTCTGAGGGATAGCTCCTGAGGGAAAATGCTTTGCTGCTCATGGGTTGATCTAGATGATTATGAATAACCCACCAGTGTCTCTTCCTGTTCTGGTCTTCATGTCTTGGGTAAACACCGACAGAGGAATTTGAATGGCCATCTTCTCAAGAGCCCTAGGTCTTTGCAGCATTGCCACAGAGCACTGATGTcttgaggaaatacaaaaattggACCTCGCTTAGATTCAAGGGATCTGCATGACAAGTGATCGGAAAGCTGTCCGGTACACCATTTTGGGGAACTTGGGAGGAGACAGGGCCCTGGAGGTATTGAATTAAGCCTTCCAAACCTGGATAtaacatccagatgccagagctCAGTTCAAAGGTTAACCAGAGAAAGTTGAAGGACTGGGAAAATGGGGTGAGGGGAGACCCTGGGGATGATGTTTTATTCCTCACAGAACGAAGTGGAGGTGTCAAGCCCCACCTCAAAAACCTTTAAATGCCCATCCACACCATACAGAAAGGAATATGGGTGTGACTCTGAGGAAACAGAGCCACCCTAAGGTGAGGACCTTCAGTCAGCCCTGACTTGTAGCAGGCAAGAACGAATGGCCAAAAGTAACCTTGTGATGGTCCACGAGAAAGCTCTAAAACAATCCATCCCAGAAGGCATTGCACTCCCCAAGGAAGTCTGAAAGGCAGTGACTCCAGTTGACATCCACTTAACACAGCTCACCCTATCCATcaggttcctgtctccaggtaCTTCCCCATCCTCGGCCCTGGGGACAAttgtgtgttatataaataaatccaCAGTCAAGAAGGATTAAACTCCACCCGACAAACCTGTCCCTGTGTAGAATAAGGCCGGGCTCTCTAGATGCTCCTGTTAGGGCCTAGTCTCTGTCAGTTTCGGCCGCTTTGATACAGTGCTTCTGACTCATTTTCCCACAGTTCCATGAAAGGAAAACACGAGTCAGGGTGGTGTCCTGGTGTGGTTTGGGGAGGGCCACCATCTAGGCAGCAGACTGCTGTCTTCTCCTAAGGAGGCCAAGCCAATCCCTTCACAAGGGCACTGACCCAGTCCCCTCTTTAAGGCTCTACCTTCTGAAAGCTCAGTTCAGAGGGTAGGATTTCAACAGGAACGAAAGGGGACACAGAAGTCACTCCACGGCAAGCCTGAATATGAATTTCTTTAATGAAAAATGCACGTCTATGCTTCTCATAGTATCCTCTTGAGGACAGTGTAGCTGGCATTTCCCTCTTACCCTGTGAGCTATGCCTGCTGAACACTCACCAGGGATCATCCCGGCAACATTTGATCTTCGGACTAGCTGGGGTAATATCAGATCCCAGTCTGTAGATGAGAAAACTCAAGTGTGAACACGCTTCCTGTGGGTACTAGGCGAGAGTGCTAGGTTCGGAGTAGGACACCTTAACTTGAGAGCGCATGACGTAAATCACTGTGATGGATGGATAGCTCCTTAGAGCAGGCAAGATGAAGAAGGCAAATCACACAACTCAGGCCCCAGACCCTTAAAGAAGGTTGTCATGCGCATGCGCACGCGCCTGCTACCGCAGGGTGGCGCCATGGGAACTTTTCTCTTCATACAGTTTGGTTCATAAGATTGGTTAAGACAGTTCTTCCAATCAATACTGTGTCAATACCTTTGCTTCAGGATTAAGTATGGTTGATCCCACTCCATGACAGAGCATGAAAAATTGTCCTCTCCTGTCCCTCACTGTTAGGAACATTCTGGTAGCTGATCTTCTAACAAGTCCTGAAAACTTCACCAGTGAATCGCTAAGCTCAGAGTCAGGCTTTCATAGGACACAGTGTAAAAGCGACTGCTTCCAGATCTTACAAGTGTTCCCATTTAGACTCACTCGTCTGTCTGCTTGCCCAACCACGTTCCACAGAATACACATGATAATGATGTGCCTTTTGTTACCTACCTTGAAGCCATTTAAGTCGCCACGCCTTTGTACGTGCTGTAAGGATAAAGGGTCTCCTCCTCCCCCGTATTTGTATGATTTGGCAGTTTTTTTCCTATCGAGGGTCATTTCTTGCTTAGATGTGAATGCTTTTTATATGTTGAAGATTTGAACATACCAGAGAAGGCAAACATTTCTATCAAATTTACAATaatttctttgaattttctcttttaaatttctctgcctctttctgtctctgtctctgggtacactcgcatgtgtgtgcatgcatcttcgtgtgtgtgtgtgtgtgtgtgtgtgtgtgtgtgtgtgcatgtgtgtgtcttggCTCATGTATGGCAGTTGAAGGACAACTTCAGAGGCCTGTATGCATTCCAGCAtgcttgaggcaggatctcttgaTGTCTGCCACTGAGTACTCTAGGCGAGCTggcctcagagctcccagggattctcctctctccacctcccgtCCTGCCATGGGATTATAGACCTGCACAGGGCTTCTGAGGATTCAAACCTGTGCAGCAAgcgctttatccactgagcatcctctccaccccccccccctcttTAACTTCTTCATGTTATTTTATGCAGAAATACAACATACTCCTTCTACAAAGTTAGTGCCCTCCCATGAACACTGGCATCATCCTCATGCTTCTTaaaggcttcttgtttgtttgtttttcaagacagggtttctctgcatatccctgactgtcctggaactcactctgtagatcaggctggcctcaaactcaagagatctgcctccccaagtgctaggatcaaaggtgtgtgccaccacactgggcAAGAGTTTTATTTCCAACATGACTTGTCAACAAGTGAAAACCAGAGACTTTCATTCTCTTCCCTTTATGGGAGGAAGGCTGTGTCCCGGGAGCCACTAGATTTTCCTGAGTCACTAGAGGACACATCACTGTCCCTGACCATCTTGGCTGATTGGTCATGGTTGCCTTGGTTACTGACAGCCACATGGGCCTCTGTGAAGAACTAGCCATTTCTGCTGGGCTTCATGAGGAGTGTGTACACAGACCATGAGCGAATTGCCACACTTAGAAGTGTTAGCATGTCCAAGACCCTAAGAGAAGGACAGTGGCTTTACTAATTGTTGTGCTGTGACAACAGGCATGCTCTGGGATTGCTCCAGGCAGGACTGGATAGCCATCTCAGGCATTGGGTAATAACACAGAAGGGGACAAAGGCCGGAAGGCTTAGGGACTGGGGTCAGAGTCATAGTTGGTGAAAGTGCAACTGGCTTTAGACTCTGCTTCTATCCTGGCACAACTTGTGCCTACTGCTACCTGCTGTGTGCCTTGGGGCAATTCCCCTGTGTCTCTTAAAGTTCTCTCTACAAAAGGAAAAGACGAAGCTTTTGAAATTCCGTGGCAGTTCTGCTGAGCCCTGAAGTTGGAACAAGAAAGCTAAATAGTTGGCCCCTGCTACCTTGCATCCTCTATCCCAGGAGAAGACTGTACATGGGAGGAGACATGTTTGACAAGGGTTGGAAGATATCTGAGTGGACACCTCTGCTGATGGGGTCAGTCTCCACTGGCTTGGGATCAGAGCAGTAGGCCAATTATTGGGGCTGGGCCCCGGACCACTTTGCTAGATGAGACATATCTCTCATACTTCTCAGGCAGCTTCATCCAAGCCTGTAAAATGTCACAAACCACAAATATGTCCGTGGGGAagatgtgaatgtgtgtctgagGGGACTGTTGGGTATATTAGCAAAGCCAGCTAGCCTCCTGGGTTGGGTGGCAAGGTAAACAAACAGCAGATGTTTAAAGCCAGAAAGAAGAGTCCTGTGGATGGCAGAGAGGACCATGACCCGGTGCCTTTTTGGCCTTAGACATTTAGAGAAAGATTCTTAGTTTTATTCTAAACCATAGGAAGAATTTCTGAGCTCTTGTTTTAATGTTGATTCCCAGAGAGGCTTAACACCTTGGTTCAGCTGCCAGTCATCTGCATACTTTGGTGTATTGCCGGCCCATGTCACTTAAGTTTCTTCCTTATTCATTGGCTGAGTCTTACTCCATTAAGGATTTTAGTCTTTGTTACAAAACAATGCCACAGGTTCTCCTCCCTTTTCCAAATAGCTGGGACTCTGACTAGTCAGATGATGATACATATTCTCATTTATCCGATTCTGATCATGACAATATTTTACATCCCTGGACTTTTGTTTATCTCCGAGCAGGGGATGGCAACCATTCGGCCCCTCAAAAGATACTGGGTCGAAGATTCAGGCTACCTGGAACAGGCCTCCCGAGTGGCGCGCCGCCGTACTGGGTACTTCCTAGCCACGGATCAGGATACACATGGGTCAAAGGTCTCTCCTGCCAGGAAGAAGACCGAGGCTTAGCAGAAAGCCGTGGCCACCCTGAAGGAGGCCAAGTTTCACACCTGGctcagaaggggaaactgggCACAGCTGGGACGAACCCACAGAGCAAAGGTCCAAAGTCCACGCTGGAGCCCCGCCCATCAGGGCCCGCCCCTTGAGCAGGGCGCATTCTGACCTCTCAGCACCTCCGGACTCTGTCAGGGCCCGCCCTCCTCTTGAAGTCAATTGGTTGGCTCTTAGTCCCCGCCCCCGGAAGATCTGCTTTTCGCAGCCAATCGGCGGGCGCGGTGGCGGTGGAGCCTGGGAGCGAGGTACCCGAACTTGGAGCGGGGTCTGCTGGGTTGACTTGGGGGGCCAGGGGTCGCTTGTCACCGTGGGCTCGGTGGGGGCTGCCACTCCAGGGCCAGTGCCTGTGTCCACGGAGGGCTGGTGCCGGCTCGCGGGAGTGGCAGGATGTCTAGTCTTTGGAAAGTTGGGTCCTGGCCTGTTTAGGCCCAGGGGCGGGGACATCACAAATTTGTTTTGTCCTCTGCTTAAAGACAGCCCACCTGTCATTGGAAGGAAACTGAAACCTCTTCTGGCCGTCCGGTGACAGGGGCACAGAATTTGAGACCAGAGGGAGATGCGCTGAGGTTGGCTGTTCCCTTAAAGGGCCACTCAGAAGGGACCGCCAGGAATGCCTGGAGTCCCATTCCAGCCACTTGGAAATGAAAAGGTTAGTTGTGTCTCTGGCGTTTGACTCTAGGTGACAATAAGGGGACCATGGGGTGAAATGGGTCCAGAGTGATCGTAAGAAATGGGCAAATTGAAATTTGATAGGTTTTTCCATTGCTTTGCCTCTTAGGTCAAGTCAGCCAGGGTCAAAATAAGAGAGTTATGGTTGTTCTCAGCATCTGTCCTTGGTAGTGGCCTTTCCCCCTGAAGATACCTTGGGATGCCTAACGAGGTTTTTGTCCAAAGGTTCTGAATGTAAGATTCTCAGTGTCAGGGAGCTGAGAACAGTGCTCACCTCTCAAATGCTGAGACATAAGTGGCTTCTTGTGTGTGCCAGGGGAAGGACAGCAGCGGGTGGGGAAGAAGAGTAGGCAATCTTTTTTTGCACATAGAAAGCAGTTAGGAAACGTGTGGTCTTGTTCTGCCTCAGTATCAGGTGGACAGGTGTGTGGATGTTATCCTTCCGTCCTGATGctgtttattggatattagcaatATTAGGAAATTACTAATGAGATTACTAATTCTCTttaggaagccagaggagaatgAATAACATTTGTGTGGCATTAACTCCAGGTTTGATTttcagttaagaaaagaaatgaggcaGAAGGAAGTGTTAGCCAAGACCTTCCAAGGCCCAGCTGTTGTCTGTAGGACTCCAAACAGTCATGTTTACATGTTCAAGAATGGCAGCGGGGACTCCGGGGACTCCTCCGAGGAAGAGTCACATCAGGTGGTGTTACGACCCCGGGGCAAGGAACGCCAGAAGAACAGCAGCCAACCGCCAGGAACGGGCACCATGGTGCTGCTGCAGCGGGAGCTGGCCCAGGAAGACAGTCTCAATAAGCTGGCTCTCCAGTATGGCTGCAAAGTAAGCTAACTCAGTCTCTGCCCTCCAGGGTTGAGAGAGACACAGGGCAGTCACTGTAGGAGGTTCCTGATCCGCATAGGTGGCTAGAATCCTACAGAGCCAGGGGCTGGAAGCTGGTGGAGGCACCCTTCCTTCATTCGGAGCTCTGGGCTCAGGAAGGGCCGGTTAGAGTTGGGCACCGCAGTTCAGGGTATGCTTTCCTTTGCTCTGCTCTGCACAGGGACACTCTGAACAGGGCTGGAGATGGTAGGTGGAGTTTACAAGTTTCTGTGGCATGCTTCTCTCGCTGCTTTGCTTGGCGGTAGCTAATCTGACTAGTagagttttggattttttttttccttctccctatTAGAACTGCATGGTCTAGCCTCAGTGCTGTGCCTTtgtgtaaccttttctttctctttaattatgtttttagCACTCAGAGTGATTAACAGTGGCAAAGTAAGTTGGAAAGTGTTTCTGGAATCGCTCTTTTCTCCTGCAATGAAACAGTTTGTTTCACGCCGTTGACCCCATGCTGTATACATGCTATATACATGCTATACACATGCTATAACCATGCTGTATACGTGCTATTACCATGCTCTATACTGACAGCAGCTTTCACCAAGGCTGCATCAgctacacaattaaaaaaaaaaaaacacctatcTCCTAAAAATTGTCTGTGGTTTATCTAAAAAAGATCCAAATAAGCAAAAAGACTGTGTGGGTGTGGGAGTCTTTTCCAGATAGAGGCTCATCTCCAGGGACACAGAGCATCTTTACATTGTCCCGGCCTTTGTATTTGTATCTTACAGTCTGCTTCCGTAGGCATAGCATATGCTTTATAGACCATggccaaaacagcaacaacaacaacaacaacaacaaaaacaaaaaaaaaataccaaaacaaccaaacaaaaaaacccaccccaCCTTCCCAACAAAGTCTTCAAAGATAGACTTATCTTTCATTCATGTCAGAATGACAATCTCTGAGAAAGCCAGAATGGATATTTAATGTTTCCACTAACTAGTCCTGTTGGAGGCGAATACACGTGTTGTTCGTTGAGTGCACAAAAAGAGTGAAAGCTGTCAGGCTCCTCCCGTTTGTCAGTTTTCAGAGCGAGGTGAACAGCATCCCTCAAGCCAGTGCAGTAAGACTCTAAAAGCGGCCACCAAGTAAAGCGATGGCACACGTGATGGACTTGACCGTCAGCTCCGTGGGCTGTGCTTACACTCTACAGAAGTTTTTCCTAAGTAGCTTGAGGGGGGTTTAAAATGTGGCTTCCCATCCCTCCTTTTCTGTTAGAAGCCTTGTGTTATTTGATGAAATCCAGCTACAGTCCCACTACCTTAGTCAGGGAGGAACGTCTCAATCCCCAACTCCTGGCTGATGGCCGATTGCCTAACCTGCTTCTTGGGAGAGGTGTCTTCTCCCCAAGCCGAGTTAACTTCTGTTCAGAGAATAAGGTCCTGCGCCCGCCCTGCTTCTGGGAAAGTGCTGAGGGAGGGATCATCCTGAGGAAGCTCACTCAGGTGGCCGAGACCCTGAATGTGTGCCCAGAGCCAACTCCAGCTTTAGTGAGCTTATCTGGCCACTTGCTCAGCTGGATTCTGGTGTGAGACGGGCACACTGAGTTAGACAGGGAGGGTGACAGTGTTGGACCTGTTTCACCCGAAGCTTTTGTTGTAGTCACAACACTTTCCAGAGTTGACCGGAAATTGTTCAAAGTAGAGCGGTTGGTTTCTAAGCTATTCATTAAGAGGTAAAAACCAAATATCAAAAGCCTAGATTCCTTAGCTGAAATGAAGCTGGCTGTGGGTGTACTTTGAAGCCTTCATGAGCTTCTCCACTGGATCCTCCACAGACCTAAGGTCTCTGCTGGGTACTGGTTTTAAGGAGCACTGCTTGTTTATAATGCCTGGCTTCCGTAGGTCGCAGATATCAAGAAAGCGAACAACTTCATCAGAGAACAAGACCTGTATGCTCTGAAATCGATCAAGATTCCAGTGAGaaatcatgggatcctcacagagacccaccaaGAACTAATGCCCCTTGGGGCCTCCTCTTCCGAGACCAGGGTGACCCTGGTAGAACTGCCCGAAGATGGAGACGCCTCTGGGGCAACTGCTCAGGGCAACCAGTTGACAGAGTTCTTCAAGGGCATCGATGAGAACATTGAGCGGGCTGTGCAATCTGATGTCTTTCACAGTGACGGCTGTTGTGTGGAGGCCCCGGATCAGCCGCTGCTCCCCATAACCCAGAAGCCAGCAGCTGATGGTGCGGACTGCGGGATTCAGTGGTGGAATGCTGTCTTCCTTATGCTTCTCATTGGCATTGTGCTGCCAGTGTTCTATCTTGTCTACTTCAAAATACAAGCCACCGGGGAAACCTCAGATAGTTTGAACACAACTGTTGTTCCCAACGGCTCGATGACACTGAGCCCAGTTCCAGGGCAAGCCCCCAGGTTGGCAGTTGCAGTGCCTACCCTCCCCGCTTCAGACAACCAGGTCAGCCCAACCACTGAAGCAGGGGCCTAGGTTCATTCTCTTCCTAGAGTTGTCAGGCTTTGACAATTGGCCCTTGATGTGTGTAACTGTCACCATCTGATTGCAGACGGCATTGCATCTTGCTTCCTGAGATATGTGGACACCGTGGCAATCTGGATTGTATAGGCTTGGCCTAATCCCAGGATGCAGGAGCCCAGACATCCACCACCCCAGCAAGAGAGACATTGACATGGAACTCGTGGCCATTTCTTGAAGATATGTAGGGACCTGCGGTGAGCGCCTGTACAGCCATTCTGTGCATGCTCCTAAGGAGAAGGTGACGGGATCTGCGGTGTTACTGCCCCCCGGTGTTGGATGGGGTCAAATGACTGTCACAGTGTCCCTGCCTGCTAAGGGGAAAGGTGGGCTCAGAGACATGCCCTGTGTCTAGATCAAGGTGCTATGTAGTATGTCACTGAGTCTGTCACAGTTGACAGCCTGACAGGTTTGCCTCACTTGGCCCCACTGAGGCAGTGCTGCTTCAGAAGTGAGGTAGCCCCAAATCCAAACTGCCATCCTTGGATTTAAGCTACACCTCCCAGAGGCAGGCCAGGCAGCTCTCTGGGGCAGCTCCCCGGATTCCCCCGGTTGGTATCTGGGTTGCAGCTGTTACTAGCAAGTGGTTTGAAGGGATTGCATCCACCATTAAGGTTCCAACACATGGACCTCGGAAG is part of the Rattus norvegicus strain BN/NHsdMcwi chromosome 1, GRCr8, whole genome shotgun sequence genome and harbors:
- the Lysmd4 gene encoding lysM and putative peptidoglycan-binding domain-containing protein 4 isoform X3 encodes the protein MPGVPFQPLGNEKVADIKKANNFIREQDLYALKSIKIPVRNHGILTETHQELMPLGASSSETRVTLVELPEDGDASGATAQGNQLTEFFKGIDENIERAVQSDVFHSDGCCVEAPDQPLLPITQKPAADGADCGIQWWNAVFLMLLIGIVLPVFYLVYFKIQATGETSDSLNTTVVPNGSMTLSPVPGQAPRLAVAVPTLPASDNQVSPTTEAGA
- the Lysmd4 gene encoding lysM and putative peptidoglycan-binding domain-containing protein 4 isoform 1 (isoform 1 is encoded by transcript variant 1), with the translated sequence MPGVPFQPLGNEKLRKEMRQKEVLAKTFQGPAVVCRTPNSHVYMFKNGSGDSGDSSEEESHQVVLRPRGKERQKNSSQPPGTGTMVLLQRELAQEDSLNKLALQYGCKVADIKKANNFIREQDLYALKSIKIPVRNHGILTETHQELMPLGASSSETRVTLVELPEDGDASGATAQGNQLTEFFKGIDENIERAVQSDVFHSDGCCVEAPDQPLLPITQKPAADGADCGIQWWNAVFLMLLIGIVLPVFYLVYFKIQATGETSDSLNTTVVPNGSMTLSPVPGQAPRLAVAVPTLPASDNQVSPTTEAGA
- the Lysmd4 gene encoding lysM and putative peptidoglycan-binding domain-containing protein 4 isoform X4 — its product is MPGVPFQPLGNEKLRKEMRQKEVLAKTFQGPAVVCRTPNSHVYMFKNGSGDSGDSSEEESHQVVLRPRGKERQKNSSQPPGTGTMVLLQRELAQEDSLNKLALQYGCKHSE
- the Lysmd4 gene encoding lysM and putative peptidoglycan-binding domain-containing protein 4 isoform X1 yields the protein MPGVPFQPLGNEKLRKEMRQKEVLAKTFQGPAVVCRTPNSHVYMFKNGSGDSGDSSEEESHQVVLRPRGKERQKNSSQPPGTGTMVLLQRELAQEDSLNKLALQYGCKVADIKKANNFIREQDLYALKSIKIPVRNHGILTETHQELMPLGASSSETRVTLVELPEDGDASGATAQGNQLTEFFKGIDENIERAVQSDVFHSDGCCVEAPDQPLLPITQKPAADGADCGIQWWNAVFLMLLIGIVLPVFYLVYFKIQATGETSDSLNTTVVPNGSMTLSPVPGQAPRLAVAVPTLPASDNQTALHLAS
- the Lysmd4 gene encoding lysM and putative peptidoglycan-binding domain-containing protein 4 isoform X2 — translated: MKRFDFQLRKEMRQKEVLAKTFQGPAVVCRTPNSHVYMFKNGSGDSGDSSEEESHQVVLRPRGKERQKNSSQPPGTGTMVLLQRELAQEDSLNKLALQYGCKVADIKKANNFIREQDLYALKSIKIPVRNHGILTETHQELMPLGASSSETRVTLVELPEDGDASGATAQGNQLTEFFKGIDENIERAVQSDVFHSDGCCVEAPDQPLLPITQKPAADGADCGIQWWNAVFLMLLIGIVLPVFYLVYFKIQATGETSDSLNTTVVPNGSMTLSPVPGQAPRLAVAVPTLPASDNQVSPTTEAGA
- the Lysmd4 gene encoding lysM and putative peptidoglycan-binding domain-containing protein 4 isoform X5, whose product is MKRFDFQLRKEMRQKEVLAKTFQGPAVVCRTPNSHVYMFKNGSGDSGDSSEEESHQVVLRPRGKERQKNSSQPPGTGTMVLLQRELAQEDSLNKLALQYGCKHSE